The Pelodiscus sinensis isolate JC-2024 chromosome 4, ASM4963464v1, whole genome shotgun sequence genomic sequence ATTACTTAAAAACAAGAACAAGAGAATCTTGGTGCCAAACTTGTGGGGCTGGAAAGGGAGGGGCGGGTGTAGAAATGGGGCAGCACAGGGGGCGACAGGGGATTGGCCGTCCCCCAGCAGCGCTCTCAGTCCTTCTGTGTCTCTGTGCCAGCCTGGCAGGCCGGGGAGCAGCCGTCGGGCAGTCCCTCCTGGCAGGCATCTGCGGGCTGGGCCTGGTAGTGGGTGTACTTGCGGGCCGAGCGTGGGCGCGGTCGGCCGGGTAGCGGACGCGGTTCCGGTCCAGCTTGCGCAGGGCGGCGCGGGGCAGAtccaccccgcactgctgggCCAGCGACACCAGGTAGAGCAAGACGTCGCTCAGTTCGTCCGCCAGCGCCGCACGCTCGTCCGGCacccagcccggcagccccacCCGCGCCTCCGCCTCCGCCCGCCACTGGCTGTGGGGAGAGACGCACAAGGGGTCACACacggcccagggctcccccacgcAGCCCGGCAGCCCCACCCGCGCCTCGACTGGCCGTGGGGAGAGACGCACAAGGGGTCACACGcggcccagggctcccccacccagcccggcagccccacCCCGCGCCTCCACTGGCCGTGGGGAGAGACGCACAAGGGGTCACACGcggcccagggctcccccacccagcccggcagccccacCCGCGCCTCCACTGGCCGTGGGGAGAGACGCACAAGGGGTCACACACggcccagggctccccacccagcccggcagccccgcCCACGCCTCCACTGGCCGTGGGGAGAGACGCACAAGGGGTCACACgtggcccagggctcccccacgcAGCCCGGCAGCCCCACCCCGCGCCTCCACTGGCCGTGGGGAGAGACGCACAAGGGGTCACACGCggccccagggctcccccacccagcccggcagccccgcCCGCGCCTCCACTGGCCGTGGGGAGAGACGCACAAGGGGTCACACGcggcccagggctcccccacccagcccggcagCCCCCACCCGCGCCTCCACTGGCCGTGGGGAGAGACGCACAAGGGGTCACACGcggcccagggctcccccacccagcccggcagccccacCCGCGCCTCCACTGGCCGTGGGGAGAGACGCACAAGGGGTCACACGcggcccagggctcccccacccagcccggcagccccgcCCGCGCCTCCACTGGCCGTGGGGAGAGACGCACAAGGGGTCACACGcggcccagggctcccccacccagcccggcagccccgcCCACGCCTCCACTGGCCGTGGGGAGAGACGCACAAGGGGTCACACGcggcccagggctcccccacccagcccggcagccccgcCCACGCCTCCCACTGGCCGTGGGGAGAGACGCACAAGGGGTCACAcgcagcccagggctccccccaccctgcccagcagccccgcCCACGCCTCCACTGGCCGTGGGGAGAGACGCACAAGGGGTCACACGcggcccagggctcccccacccagcccggcagccccgcCCGCGCCTCCGCCTCCGCCCGCCACTGGCTGTGGGGAGAGACGCAGAAGGGGTCACacccagcccggcagccccacCCGCGCCTCCGCCTCCGCCCGCCACTGGCTGTGGGGAGAGACGCACAAGGGGTCACACGCGGCCCAGGGTCGGCCACAGACACAGCACAGGGCGTGCCCGTCAGGGCAGACAGGGAgctcctctccatcgggggctccgGGACAGAGACACCCCCACCCGCAGAACTGGCTTGGCCATGGAGAGGTTCTttccacctgccccagcccctctcttgcCCCATccagccagggagggagggagccgggtcaggtctgtcccctccccccagcttactCCCGGGGTCCCCCCCAGCCCAATACTCACAACAGCTCGGCCACTTCCCCCACTTCGCCCACCAGAGCCAGCACCAGGTTCCGGGGCTGATGGAaccggccccagccccgctcGGCCACGAACTCGGCCTGGAGACGCCGGCTGCACACGGCAGGGGGAGAAGAAGGTGAGTGGCTGGGctgcggggcaggagcggggcagcggggggcggggctggggtaaCTCACATGTCCTCCAGGGAGGGGTCAGTGCTGAATGCGaaagccccgggcccccccccctccgctccctGCTCTCCGGCTCCTGGGATCCGCGTCTCCTGCAGGAACCAGAGGGAACAAGGTGACTCCGGACCCCAGCCCCGTCCCCGTGCGCCCCGCACTACGCCCGCGACCCCCCCACGGGCCCTCGGCGCGCTACGTCGGAgcaccgggggagggggcagcggcagagctggggggcagggccgggagtgtgggggggcgctgggggcacagcagggctgggggggcagggccgggagtgtgggggggcgctgggggcacagcagggctgggggggcagaggcgggagtgtggggggggcgctggggggcagaggcgggagtgtgggggggcgctgggggcacagcagggctggggggcagaggcgggagtgtgggggggcgctgggggcacagcagggctggggggcagaggcgggagtgtgggggggcgctggggggcgggggctgggggcggaggggggcaccggcaggctgggggggctggagcgtGGAGGGGTGAtgggggaacggggggggcagaggctgcgcCGCGCGCGGCCGCtggaaagcgggggggggggggcaaagaggcaGTGGCCCccgggccgcatctggcccccgcACCTGGCTGCCCGGCCCGGCCATGCCTCCTAGAGCCCCGCATCGCAGCCTGCGCCCTCCAGCCAATGAGcgcggggcccggcccggccagccaATCAGCGTGCCCGAGGGACCGAGCGCGCGGCCCGGGGCGTAGGGCTGAGCGGAGGCTGTCCCCTtcccggggaggggcagggggcggggcctaggaGCCGGGGttcggcgggggcggggccgagttACGCCGGGTAGGGCACGCGCCTTTGCCTGGGACAcgtggtgccccctcccccccgtagcCCCCCGCCCGTGTGAACGCGCTCGCTCCGGAGCGGCTCCGCGCCAGCGGCCTGTGCGGGTGTCCGGGCGCGCGCCCGGGTCCCGGTTCGTACCGCGCTGCCCCTGCAGCCACGTGCTGCTcagggagcgctggccccggcctAGGTAactgcccctgtgcccccccccgtgcccccccgtgccactgctgccctgtgcccccccgtgcccccccgtgccactgctgccctgtgcccccccgtgcccccccgtgccactgctgccctgtgcccccccgtgccactgctgccctgtgcccccccgtgcccccccgtgccactgctgccctgtgcccccccgtgccccccccgtgccactgctgccctgtgcccccccgtgccactgctgccctgtgcccccccgtgccccccccgtgccactgctgccctgtgcccccccgtgccactgctgccctgtgcccccccgtgcccccccgtgccactgctgccctgtgcccccccgtgccactgctgccctgtgcccccccgtgcccccccgtgccactgctgccctgtgcccccccgtgccactgctgccctgtgcccccccgtgcccccccgtgccactgctgccctgtgccccccccgtgCCACTGCTGTCCCGCCCCCCCCGTGCCACTGCTGTCCCGCCCCTCCGTGGCATTTCTGCCCTGtatccccccccccgtgtcactgctgccctgagccccgacCCCCGCGGCAtttctgccctgtgccccccattgCGTTTCtgccctgtgtccccccccccccccgtgccactgCTGTCGTGGGCCCCCCATGCCATTGCTTGTCAGCTGCCAGGCAGGTGtttccagcacccagccaccaATGGGCCCTTgccagccatgtgcagaataattgttTTCAATGTGCACCGAGGCGTGTAGGCTGCGCACCACCAGGAGACACAGGCTAGCGGCTgcgggcgctctgccaatcagtcGGGCCGCACTGGACTCTGAGCAGCCAcataagtgcacagcttacaggaaaccctGTAACAGGTGAAACATGTCTGCACCGCACAGGGTGGGGGCTCCCCGTGGAACCTGGCCACACATGTCTGCACCACGCAGGGTGGAGTCTCCCCCTGTAACCTGGTGACACGTGTCTGCATGATGCAGGGTGGGGCTCCCCGTGGAACCCAGTGACACGTGTCTGCACCACGCAGGGTGGGGGCTCCCCGTGGAACCCAGCGACACGTGTCTGCACCACGCAGTGTGGGGGCTCCCCGTGGAACCCAGCGACACGTGTCTGCACCACGCAGGGTGGTGGCTCCCCGTGGAACCCAGTGACACGTGTCTGCATGATGCAGGGTGGGGCTCCCCGTGGAACCCAGTGACACGTGTCTGCACCACGCAGGGTGGGGGCTCCCCGTGGAACCCAGCGACACGTGTCTGCACCACGCAGTGTGGGGGCTCCCCGTGGAACCCAGCGACACGTGTCTGCACCACGCAGGGTGGTGGCTCCCCGTGGAACCCAGTGACACGTGTCTGCACGGTGCAGGGTGGGGCTCCCCGTGGAACCCAGCGACACGTGTCTGCACCACGCAGTGTGGGGGCTCCCCGTGGAACCCAGCGACACGTGTCTGCACCACGCAGGGTGGTGGCTCCCCGTGGAACCCAGTGACATGTGTCCTGCACCACGCAGGGTGGGGGGCTCCCCGTGGAACCCAGCGACACGTGTCTGCACCACGCAGGGTGGGGGCTCCCCGTGGAACCCAGCGACACGTGTCTGACGGTGCAGGGTGGGGCTCCCCGTGGAACCCAGCGACACGTGTCTGACGGTGCAGGGTGGGGCTCCCCGTGGAACCCAGCGACACGTGTCTGACGGTGCAGGGTGGGGCTCCCCGTGGAATCCAGCGACACGTGTCTgacggtgcagggtgggggctccccGTGGAACCCAGTGACACGTGTCTgacggtgcagggtgggggctccccGTGGAACCCAGCGACACGTGTCTgacggtgcagggtgggggctccccGTGGAACCCGGCGACACGTGTCTGACGGTGCAGGGTGGGGCTCCCCGTGGAACCCGGCGACACGTGTCTGACGGTGCAGGGTGGGGCTCCCCGTGGAACCCGGTGACACGTGTCTGACGGTGCAGGGTGGGGCTCCCCGTGGAACCCGGCGACACGTGTCTGACGGTGCAGGGTGGGGCTCCCCGTGGAACCCGGCGACACGTGTCTGACGGTGCAGGGTGGGGCTCCCCCGTGGAACCCGGTGACACGTGTCTGACGGTGCAGGGTGGGGCTCCCCGTGGAACCCGGCGACACGTGTCTgacggtgcagggtgggggctccccGTGGAACCCAGCGACACGTGTCTGACGGTGCAGGGTGGGGCTCCCTGTGGAACCCAGCGACACGTGTCTgacggtgcagggtgggggctccccGTGGAACCCGGTGACACGTGTCTGACGGTGCAGGGTGGGGCTCCCCGTGGAACCCGGCGACACGTGTCTgacggtgcagggtgggggctccccGTGGAACCCGGCGACACGTGTCTGACGGTGCAGGGTGGGGCTCCCCGTGGAACCCAGCGACACGTGTCTGACGGTGCAGGGCTGCCGAGGCCCGGCCATGCTGTGTATGTGTTTGCAGAGCCAGGGTTTGTCATGGGCCGTCTCGGGCCGTCCCCCCTCCTGCTTGTGCACATGAGCGCTGAGCCGGTCCGGTCTCTGCGTGGGGAAAAGCCGACAATAGGTCCCACGATGTGAGCGGCTCGTCTCCCCTGCAGGTGCCAAGGCTGCTTTGGGACAGAGGGAGGCGCTGGCGTTCCCGGCGGGAGACCAGGTGGGTGCAGTGTCCGTGCTGGCTCCACGTGTTGTGGGCATTGGGCGTTGCCTTCCTCCCAGGCTCACCGGGCGCTCTGCAGcgggcagggacccccagagAAACCTTCCTGCTTCCATCCCCGGCCTTCCAGCCACTCGCCTCCTTGGCCTGTCTTCTCACCCGCCCTCAGTGCCCGGCCTGGGccagcctctctgctccaagccgcTGCTTTTCCTCGGGCTCAGCGCCGAGGCGGCGTGTCAAAGGGCTGGAACGCCACGTCCGGTCTCTGGAGGTGTGGTGTGGTGCCCTGTGCCCGCTGGGTCCCTGGCACGGGGAGGCCCGCTGGAGTGCGTGTGGGACGTTAGGAAGGGCAGGAGACGCACGCTGTCCGGGCACCCCCACGCCTCGCTTGGCAGCGGAGTGGTGCGAGCCGGCGGCGGGCGAGACCGCAAGGAAAGCAAAGGGAAGGCTGGGGAGCTGTGTGCGCTGGGCGCTTGGTGGGGGACACTCGGAACACCTCCCAGGTCTGCCCTGCTTGGAACGCCCCAACCTAGCCTTGCCCTTGCCACGAAGGAGCAGGCATTGAGGGCCCCTCCAAATTACCCACTCGCCCCAGAGGCTCCTTAGAGCAGGCTCACAGTATGGGGAAGAATTAGGGGTCCCACAGTGCGGGCTGCATCTTGGGGACCCCCCATGGCATTTGTTTTGATAGGAGGTACTTGGTGAACCCGCACGCGAGGGCATGGCTGGCCTCGCTGACTGCCCGGTGCCTAACACCGCCAGCAATGCTCCCGCTgcttttttccatccgtgtgcggaatgcattttgttccatgcaccgaggcatgtgcggaCACGCACCCCCaggagaaacacaggctgccggctgcggggtagctctgctaatcagctgggcagtatctGAATCCCGACCACCCAAGCgtctccactcccagggagagaACTCAGCACTGTGCACCCTTCGGTGGGCTCCTGCAGACAGGGTCTGCCCGGCTGCGAGCATGAAGAGCCAAGGGCCTCCCCGCAAAGCGGACGCCCCTTCGTGCTTTGTCTGCGTGTCTTACGCCTGCGAGCGCCCTGTGCTCGGGGTGATCCGGGCCTTGATTTGTTTCAGGACCCGGCTTTTCCCTGAACGGCTGCAGGAGGCCACACAGGATGACAGGTAAGCAGAGGGGCTCCCGTTTTCTGAACCGTGCCGCCAGGCACCCCGGCTGGGGCGTTTTGTGGGAAATCCACATTCTTGTGCCCTGACCTCGCCTGTCCCGAGTTCCTCTGCCTTCACCGGCTTAAAGTCTCGCAGGCGCTCCCCGTGTCTCAACTGAAATCCATTTCCGTGCCTCTGAAGCTTATCGACCCTGCTCCTACCCACTATGCCCTACTGCCACCccacagtcctggctcccagcctcattCTCAGCCCATAGGCCCAGGGCAGGTGAGGCTGGCGTTTTGCTGTGGTGTCTTACCTGTCTGCTTCTGACTCCCCTGAGCACCTAGCGAGCAAAGAAGGCAAAGATACAGATGTCTGCGAGATAGGGGGAGTGATACACAGTCATTGCTACACATTATACACGATCCACACAGTGTACCTGGGAGAATGGGTGCCTGTAGCTCCACCCACAGTTCCCAGGCTCCGCCTACTCCCCCTTAACAGCCCTACTATCCTCAGTTAAAAATCGTAGCTGTCACCTTCCATCTTGCTATCAGTAGGTTCCAGAGTTAACACCCCCCTTTGCCCCCGATCTGAATGCGGGCGGCCGTGtgagggccgggcgctgcccatgtgctgctaCACTCACATTCACTGGGTGAAATGTTTTCTTCAGGGAAATCCTTTGAGGAAAAAATCGCCCGGGTGTTGGCGTACAAGAGGAGACTCAGTTACCCTGAAGGAATGAATAAATACGGCAGATTCAACCTGCGTCGATTTGCTGCCAAATTTTCTTTGGAAGGCAAGCAAAACGTTCACAGCGCGTCCTgatttctcccctccctgccccgggtgTTCACCGGACCTTCACTGGGGGCCACtggtttcttcccctctcccaaaatgTCTCCCTTGCTGCGTCTGTAGGCGCTGCTACAAATGCGCACATGGGGACCCCCTCGCCCGGCATTGGGGTGCGTACGGTACCAGTTCCACGGCAGACGAGTGTATGGGGTAAATGTTCCCTACCTTCCCTGTTGTTTAATTGCACACGTCTCGGGGAAGGGGCGTGTTAGACTTAAAAAGCAATGGTtgtgtagcaccttagagacgaaccaaAAAATATGTAGCTAATACCATGAGTTTtcgtaggctgtgcccacaaaagctcacgatattAGCTACATATTTTttggttcgtctctaaggtgctacacaACCATTGTTCAAGTGTTTTTATTTCTCACGCGTTTCCTCCTCCAGCCACCGCCCCTCGAGGTTCCCCGAGCTCCGATTTCCAGCCTAGAAAAGTCAGCGTCTCATTCTCAGCAGACGTTGAGTTGCTTGGAAGGCCTGATGAGCTGCCCAGATGCTGTTGAGATGCAGACGAGTTGAGGCTACGAGTTTGTGTCGCGTCCTTTTAGTACCAAGTCACGGCCCTGGTGAAGGGCAATAAAGGAAAATGCCAGAGACCCGGGACCTCTCCGTGGCTCTGATTAAAAATATGTAGGAGACCGTGGGGCATTTGTGGGAGCTGCCGGGCAGACCCTCTCTCCCTGTGTTCCCGGCAGAGGGGATGCTCTTCCGCTGGGCCAAGGGCCGGAAGGTGGAGGTGGTGCACACCAGGGCACGGGCCCTGCAGCTGTTCGAGCAGAGCCACGACAGTGCCCACGGCGGGCACCACGGCATCATGAAAACCCGGTTGGCGCTGACCCGGCGCTACTACTGGCCCAGCATGACGAAGGACATCAGCGAGTGGGTCTGTAGCGCCTCAAGCCGGCCGGCCGCGTGGGCCggacccctgccccctccctctccccgccgTGGGAGCAGGGCCGGAGCCTAATGGTAGCGTGcgcctccctcccaccaggtgcAGCAGTGCCCAACGTGCCAGAAGGGAGGGCAGACGGCAGGCCCATGGCACGGAAAAGGGTGAACTTTGGACGTGCAGACGGCTGCAAGGTACCCTCAGCACTGTCGCACACGCGGGGCACGCACACGCAggcacagacacacgcacacgcatgcacacgcaGATGGGCACGCGTGTTGTACTTAGAAGAAgcactcgggatctttttcagggggataaggcaacacgccgcgtttattgatcacacatagaataatcaatacttatcatatgcataggACACATCACACGCAGGcactctcacacacgcacacgcacacgccaTCCGCTTggtaccaaaagttgctccccctccctgcactggccaggtgagttagatgggggcggggtggagccgggcttctgctgatccggatcgatgctcccatgttgacaagaggaaaacccggggtccctctgcaagacgCCTCCTATTTCTCCCCCATATGCAGCCAATTAGCCATCACCTGGCCTTTCCCAACGCTGCTCCAGAGAGAGCTTCCAAGGGCAGGCGCTCCCTGCTAGACTCCCCAGGCGTCTGTCTGTCCAGTCTTAACCAGCTCACTTTGCAGGGATTGGCTtggggctggctcccagcccttctccaccctggcagctgctgctggaggggctccCCTTCCATTCCCCGTTCACAGCTCGTTCATTCAACAGGGCAACCGAGGAAAGGGGGGAGCTCAAAGACAGTTTCTCTCACAAGATCTAGATCTCTCAATACAAAGTTCTAGAGAAATGTTCCAGGGATTCTATACGGACACTGAACAACGATAGATcgaaaaggacaagatcttaatacaataTTACAGGGATTTCTCCACACGCGCACAAGCTCACACACATAGGCACACTCATGGGCACAAACACAGgcacacatgcacagacacacatggAGACACGTGGGCACATGCACAGACGCGCACacaggcatgcacacacacagacatgcacacatgCTCACACAGGGACAGGTCtgtcgggggggggcggggaagcggttgtgcacagggacaggcctgtcgggggggggggggagcggttgtgcacagggacaggcctgtcgggggggggggagcggttgtgcacagggacaggcctgtctgggggggggggcggggaagcggttgtgcacagggacaggcctgtcggggggggggagcagttgtgcacagggacaggcctgtggggggggagcggttgtgcacagggacaggcctgtctggggggggggagcggttgtGCACAGGGACAGGCCTGTCCGGGGGGGAAGCGGTTGTGCACAGGGACaggcctgtctgggggggggcggggaagcggttgtgcacagggacaggcctgtctggggggggggagcggttgtgcacagggacaggcctgtctggggggggggggagcggttgtgcacagggacaggcctgtcggggggaggggggagcggttgtgcacagggacaggcctgtctggggggggggggagcggttgtgcacagggacaggcctctgtctgggggggggagcggttgtgcacagggacaggcctgtcggggggaggggggagcggttgtacacagggacaggcctgtcgggggggggggagcggttgtgcacagggacaggcctgtcggggggaggggggagcggttgtgcacagggacaggcctgtcggggggggggagcggttgtgcacagggacaggcctgtctggggggggggggggagcggttgtgcacagggacaggcctgtcggggggagggggagcggttgtacacagggacaggcctgtctgggggggggggagcggtttgtgcacagggacaggcctgtcggggggggagggggaagcggttgtgcacagggacaggcctgtcgggggggggggggagcggttgtgcacagggacaggcctgtcggggggggggggaggggggagcggttgtgcacagggacaggcctgtctggggggggggagcggtttgtgcacagggacaggcctgtcgggggggggagggggaagcggttgtgcacagggacaggcctgtcgggggggggggaggggggagcggttGTGCACAGGGGACaggcctgtctggggggggggagcggttgtgcacagggacaggccctgtctgggggggggggagcggttgtgcacagggacaggcctgtcggggggggggggagcggttgtgcacagggacaggcctgtctggggggggggagcggttgtgcacagggacaggcctgtcgggggggggagggggggagcggttgtgcacagggacaggcctgtctggggggggggggagcggttgtgcacagggacaggcctgtctgggggggggggggagcggttgtgcacagggacaggcctgtcggtggggggggaggggggagcggttgtgcacagggacaggcctgtcggggggggagggggaagcggttgtgcacagggacaggcctgttgggggggggggagcggttgtgcacagggacaggccctgtcggggggggggagtggttgtgcacagggacaggcctgtctggggggggggagcggttgtgcacagggacaggcctgtctgggggggggagcggttgtgcacagggacaggcctgtcggggggggggggagtggttgtgcacagggacaggcctgtctgggggggggggggagcggttgtgcacagggacaggcctgtctgggggggggggagcggttgtgcacagggacaggcctgtctgggggggggagcggttgtacacagggacaggcctgtcggggggggggggggagtggttgtgcacagggacaggcctgtcgggggtggggcagctgttTACACTCCCTTTAAAGTGCTTGGGTGTTTTCTCAGacccctctgtccccaccccctcccatcccccggccagcccctcccaccccccgaccCCTCCCATGCAGGGCAGTTTGTCCGTCCCCGGTCTCCGTCCAGCTGTCCCTCACTCCAGgacgctgctgctgggaggcgtTGTCAGGTaagagccccctgcccacgggtccctgccccccagggccccccagccctcggggtcggtggcagggggctgggagttccTCAGCCCGGTTTGTTTGCTTTGTACTGACCAGGCTGGCTTGGACTTTGCCGTGTGCTCGGGGAGGGGGACGGTGCAGACAgggcggggtgagggggagaTGCCGAGAGGATCCCgctgtggggtggagaggggagagcTGGGAGTGACCCCTTCTCTGTCTTCCCTGGTGGCATGAGAGAGGGGGCCCAGGAGTCCAGAGGAAAAGGGGGAATGGGGcattgtggggggcagggcgctggccaTGGGGAGTGCTCCCAGCCTCTCTGGCCAgtgtctcccagcagggggcgctgtgggggggcaaggcactgactggtggggggggagctcccagctactccagccctggcttgtcccagcagggggcactgtggggaggggctgagagggcactggctgctggggggggggggggttcctggctactccagccccggcctgtcccagcagggggcgctgtggggagggggc encodes the following:
- the DCTPP1 gene encoding LOW QUALITY PROTEIN: dCTP pyrophosphatase 1 (The sequence of the model RefSeq protein was modified relative to this genomic sequence to represent the inferred CDS: inserted 1 base in 1 codon); translation: MAGPGSQETRIPGAGEQGAEGGGPGAFAFSTDPSLEDIRRLQAEFVAERGWGRFHQPRNLVLALVGEVGEVAELFQWRAEAEARVGLPGWVPDERAALADELSDVLLYLVSLAQQCGVDLPRAALRKLDRNRVRYPADRAHXSARKYTHYQAQPADACQEGLPDGCSPACQAGTETQKD